CTCATAAAATAGCTTGTCGCATTTATAATAAGCTTTGCTTGTCGGGTTTGCATACTAATCCTTATTTACTTTTCGTGCCAAATTAAAGTACATTATAGTGGTTCTATGTGACATTCAGAATGATATAAATTGTCTATAACAAACTTTTAGAAGTATTATAAACCTATGAACGTAATTTTTATGTAAACAAAAGGTTACGTAAATCAAAATGTTAAGAAATAAAAAAGGAATACTACATGTAAAAAAGGAGAAAATGAGGGGAAATGCTTTTCACAATGAATCCACGTTATTTAACTATAATAATGAGATCTATTAGAGTTCTTGCAGAACTTTTTACACGTCTTTAAAGCAAAGCTCTAAAGACTACGTTAACACTGTGTTTTGCTCGGCGCAATGCCCACGCACCTTTGGTGCTTTTTCTTCTTGCAAAATGAGTTTCGCAAGAAGTCTATTTAATGGCTCAAGGAGAGATGATGAAATGTATAAAAATAGTTTTTACCGCGTTTGGAATGATGATGCTTAGCGTATCCGCCCTCAGTGCCGCTGATTTTGATTGGATGGTCAATCTCAATCTTCGCTCAAACGCAGATCCTTACGCGTATAAATCAGGGCTTGTCTCACGTTTTGGCGTTCCTGAGTCACAGCTGAGCGTGATTCTTAAAAGTGTTGGTGCCCCTGCGGATGCCTATATGATTTTACGATTGTCTGAGCTTTCGGGAAGACCGCCTGAATATGTGCTTAAACACTATCATGCGAAAAAAGACCGTGGTTGGGGTTCTTTGGCACAAGATCTTGGTGTAAAACCTGGCTCAAATGAGTTTAAAACACTCAAAGGTGGGCATGATATGCGTGATATGAATGATGACCGTCATGACGATAAACGAGACGACAAAGGTGATGAGAGAGACCAAGGGCGTGAGAAAGAACACGGCAAAGGCAAACACTAATCGCTACGCTTCAAGCGCTTAGAGGGTTTTGCTTCTAAGCGTGATCCGTGGCTAAATTTTGAGCTAAATCGGTTATAATTACAGAAAAACTAAAGGAATTTTCCATGAAAACCTACGCATGTGGACATATTAATCCCGATTCTGATTCTGTCGTATCAGCCATTGCTCTCTCGTATCTCAAAACCCAATTAGGCGAGACGTGTATTCCCGCACGCCAAGGCGAACTTAGTCCTGAGACAGAGTTCATTTTAAAGACATTTAACCTCGAAAAACCGCTGTTAAAAAATGATTTTTCAGGCGAGAATCTTTACATTACTGACTATTCCGACCTTGCCCAAGCGCCACACAATCTTAAAGAGACGAACATCTTAGGGATTGTCGATCACCATAAACTGGGTGACATTACCACCACCACCCCCCTTGAGTGCTGGATTCGTCCTGTTGGGTGTACCAATACGATTGTTAAAGAGATGTTCGACCACTATAAAATTCAAATCCCAAAAGAGATTGCGGGTGCGATGATGCTAGCCATTCTCAGCGATACTGTTTTATTCAAATCTCCAACCTGCACCAAAGTCGATACCAAAGCGGTGAAAGAGTTAGCGATAATTGCAGGTGTGGTTGATTTTAAAGCACTAGGTATGGAGATGTTTTTAGCAAAATCTGCTGTCCAAGGATCAAGCCCACGTTCACTGCTGCTTCGTGATTACAAAGATTTTGAAATGAGTGGCAAGAAAATTGGTATTGGCCAGCTCGAAGTGGTTGATCTCAAAGTGTTTGATGGTATCAAAGAGGCACTTTTTGCTGAGATGAAAGCTTACAAAGAAGAGGGTGGACGTCATACGGTCATGCTTTTATTGACCGACATTATGATCGAAGGGTCTCAATTTTTAGTTGTGAGTGATGATGAAAGTGTGATTGAAAAAGCGATGAATACAAAACTTGTGAATCATGAAATGTGGGTTGATGGCGTATTGAGCCGTAAAAAACAGGTGATTCCTGTTATGGAAAAGCAGTTCTAAAAGCGTTTCTGTGAAAAAATTTACGCTGAAGCGACGCTATCTGATTCAAAACCCTAAGGAAGTGGTGAAGTCTATTCTCACCACGTTTCCTCTTTACAAAAAAAATCTTCAACAACTTTTTATCGAAAACCATCCCGATGCGTCTGCGCGGTTGGCAGTGCTTGGAACACGGTTTCATTCATTGGGTGAAATGGAAGATTTTGAAGAGGCTTTGAAATCGTTTTTATGCGCGGATGTGAGTGGCGATAAACGTTACAAAAGCCGTTATCTCTCTTTGTTTGGACTGCCTCAAACGTATGATTTTTCACTCTATGCAGTCTATAAAAAATGCGACAGAATCGGCATAAAACCCTTTGAATTTGCTTTTGCTTCAGGGATGAGCACACAAAAGGTGCTCAAAGTGCTTCTCTATCGAGAGATGCAATTTTTAGAATACGAAGTGGCACTGCTTTTGGAAGATCACGCTAAAGCGCCTAAAACGATTGCCAAGCGAGCGGAAAATATTGGTTATCTTTTGAAGGTTTCAACGGTGATTTTCGATGAGGTGATGAGCAAAAAAATGCTCAAAACATTCGCACCCCTGCTAAGTCAAGACAGAGCGTGTCTGCTGCCTTTTGTGCAAAGTAGGGCCTATGCAACCTTGCTTTTAGATATGCGTTTTTTTCTGCGTGAACAGAGTGGTTTTTACCTTTTAAAAAAGAGCGAAATGCCACTGCTTTTTTTTGTGAAAAAGTACCTCAAAAAAGAGGAATTTCGCATCGCCAAAAGGCTTAAAAAGGCACTTTATTAACATTTTATTGTAATTTTTCGGATAAGATTTTAGCAATACTTTGGGATATTTCGATACAATATCACACTCTTTTTAAGAAAGGATAGACAATGAAAAAAATAGTACATGTAAGCCTTGCACTCAGTGCTGCGCTTGTTTTTATGACAGGATGTGCGACGAGTGAACTGCAAACAAGTGCACGTATGACACAGAGCGTTTTTATTAATCCTGTGGCGAAAGATAAACGAACCATTTTTGTTTCAACTAAAAATACCAGTGGCGCACCGATTAACCTTGAAAACCGCATGGTTCAAGCCCTTTATGCCAAAGGCTATACAATTGTGGATGATCCTGAAATGGCAACGTATGTGCTGATGACGAACATTTTATTTTGTAACAAAAAAAGTGAGAACAATGTCGTTGCAGGAGCTGTAATGGGTGGTGCTGCAGGTGCGATCGCCAATTCAGGATCGAGTGGAAGAGGCATGGCAGCAGCAGGACTGGGTGGTGCACTTGTGGGTGGACTCATTGGAAAAGCGACCGAAGATACCATCTTCCAAATGCAAGTGGACATCGTGATTCGTGAAAAAGCCAAAGGTAAAGTGATGGCAAATACGGGTAATGTGGGTGGACAAGCTGGCATTAGAGATGGTCAAAAATCGGGTACCATGAACAGCTTTGGCGGACCAATTCACGATGCGGATGCAAGTGGAAAAATGTACAGCAACACCTACTCATCTGCTTCCCAATCGTATGAGAGTGACTACATCGAACACCGTACGATGATGTTTGCCGAAGCTACGAAAATGGATCTAACACTGTCCGAAGCAACACCGATTTTAGAAGATAAAATCGCACAACAAGTCGCAGGACTGTTTTAACTTTAACATTATTACACGCCCCAAAAGCAAAGCTCTTGGGGCTACGTTACACTAGGTACTGAAGCTTGCCTCTTGCGAGGCAGAATCGTTTGATATGTTTTTAAGCAAAGCTCGCCAATTTTGGCAAGTATTTTACATGTAGGAATTGTTTTGGAGAATAACGACAACAAGCAACAAAAAATTGTTCAGATGTTTGATGAGATCGCAGGTACATACGATACGGCTAACCGCGTTTTAAGCATGGGAATTGACATTCAGTGGCGTAAAACGGCGTGTGATGAGACCTTTGCACGCTACACTAAACCGATCGATCTTATTGTCGATGTCGCATGTGGTACGGGCGATATGATGGGCTATTGGGCAAAGCAAGCGAAAAAAGCAGGACGCCAGATCGGCAAAATTTTAGGTGTTGATCCCTCCGTTGGAATGACCGACGTGGGCAAACAAAAATTTCCCGCGTTTGAATTTGTCATCTCTGAAGCCACACAGATTCCTCTGCCAAACGAAAGTGCCGATATTTTAAGTATCAGCTACGGTATTCGCAATGTTGTCCGTCGAGGGGAAGCATTTAGTGAGTTTGCGCGTGTTGTGAAACAAGGCGGTTATGTCGTCATTTTAGAATTTACCAAAGATGAGAAAAAGGGCTTTTTCTTCACGATCAAAGATTTTTATCTTAACAAGGTGCTTCCAATTTTAGGTGGCATTATCTCTAAAAACAGAGCGGCGTATGAGTACCTGCCAACCTCTATCGAAGGGTTTTTAACCGCTTCGATGCTTCAAAAAGAGTTGGATGTCGCGGGCTTTGAAACGGAATTTGTTAAAAGCTTTTCGATGGATATCTCGACCTTGGTCATTGCTAAAAAACGCTAATGAGCCAAACGCTTAGTGTTTCAAGTTTAAACAATCAAGTCAAGTCTCTGCTTGAGACCACCTTTTTACATGTAAGCGTGGAAGGTGAGGTCTCAAGACCCACCTATCACAGCTCAGGACATCTCTACTTTACCCTCAAAGATGCTGACTCTTCCATCTCGTGCGTGATGTTTAAAGGCAATACCAAAGCGTTAAAATTTCAAGTCGAAGAGGGCATGGCGGTGGTTGTTCATGGCTCGATTTCTGTTTTTTCACCGCGCGGAACCTATCAAATCAACTGTACGATGATGGAACCTTCTGGCAGTGGTGCTTTGGCAAAAGCGTATGAACAGCTTAAAGTCAAACTCGGAGCCAAGGGCTATTTTGAAGCGGAGCGTAAAAAGCCACTGCCTCGTTTTATCAATCACATTGCGTTAGTCACTTCGGGTACGGGTGCGGCGCTGCAAGATATGCTGCGTGTTGCGACAAAACGTTGGCCATTGGTGAAGATCACACTGCTTGACACACTCGTTCAAGGTGAGGGCGCAAAGTTTTCCATTGCGACGAACATTGCACGTGCTGACGCTCTTGGGGCGGATGTCATTATCGTTGGGCGTGGTGGCGGAAGTGTGGAGGATTTGTGGGCGTTTAACGAAGAGATCGTCGCCGATTCGATCTTTACATGTAAGACTCCTATCGTCTCAGCCGTAGGGCATGAGATAGACTATGTCATCAGTGATTTTGTAGCCGATTTGAGAGCTCCAACGCCCTCCGCTGCGATGGAGATGATACTACCTGATAGCGTGGAGATGTTGCAACGCATCGATGGTTTGATGGAGCGCTACACGCTTGTCTTTGGACGAATCTTACGCTCCAAAGAGGAGAGTTTAACACATCTTTCACGCCTTTTTGCCAAACGCTCCATCGATGAGAAACTCTCGTTATGGAAAAATGAAATCGGCATTTTACAGAGTCAATACAACGATAAAATAGCACTTCTCTACCGTGAAAAATCGCGCCAAGTAAATCTTTTCAAAGAGCAAATTGGCTTTCAAACCAGACAAAATATCGCCAAAAAAGAGCAACTGCTCTCCTCTTACACGATAGCCCTTCATTCCAAAGAGCCTACACGTGAACAAAAAGAGTGTTATGCACAAATTGTTCAATCAGGTAAAAAAATTGCTCTTGAAAAAATCATAGAGGGTGATATTTTTGAACTGCAAACACCCCATACCATTGTAAAAGCAAAGGCATTAGAAAAAAAAGTGCTTTAGAGATTGTGTTGCGCTTTAAACGCTTCTGCCTCGTGAATCGCTTCAACGATTTTGGCGGAGAGTATGGGTAAGTCGTTGTATTTAACCCACAAAGTATCTTCGACAATATCGTGAATTTCGCCTGCGATCTCAACGGCTAAACGTTTAAGTCTTGCTAACTCTTTTTTGAGCTCTTTTTCATCCATGGGGCACTCCTTACGTGACATTAGTGTTTCATTTGCAAGGAGTATTCCGCATGAGAGAATATTTTTTATATTTTTTTGCATACACCATGACAGTTTTGAAACGTTTAACCGATATAGTGGCTGGTGCTTTTATTATGAGGATTATTGGGAGTAGGTGTAATGCTAAACTTTTTTTACCACTTTTTTATCTCTAACCGCATGCCACTGAGTTCGTATGCAAGCAGGCAATATTCATTGGTGATGATATTTGCCACATTGGGTGCCGCCACATTTGGCTTTTTCTTTTTTTACAACCTTTTGGTTCTGCACTATTACACAATCGCTCTAATCGATACGATCTGCTTTGCAACGTCGGTTGGTTCCATATTTTTTTTAAAGAAAACGCACAACATCGAGCTGAGTAGAGTTTTTGTAACTGCCTACTTTTTTGTTTTCTTTGTTGCGTTTACCTACATTAACAAAAATGAGAGCTTTGGGCTCATTTGGAATATCTTTTTTTGTATGATTGCCATCAATCTCAATGGGCATAAAAAAGGGCTTTTCTATACGTTTGTACTTTATGGCTATATCTTTTTGATGGCACATGAGGGCATTGGTGTGTGGCAAAATGGTCTTTGGGATAAGGTCGCTTTTTTTCGCTATGCTTTTTCAATGGTTTTACTCACCTTCGTGGTGTATGTGATGGAATTAGCCCTCTATCGCTCCTACACAAAGCTTCAAAAATTGGCCGAAGAGGATGAGTTGACCCAGACATATAATCGTCATAAATTACGCGAAATCTTACAAGCGGAGATCGAGCGTGCAGGGCGCCATGATACGCCTTTATGCGTTGTCTTGTTTGATGTGGATAATTTTAAAAGCATCAATGATACGCATGGGCATAATACAGGCGATGCGATGCTTCAACTCCTTGCGAAAATTGTTAAAAACTCCATACGGGTGAATGACACCTTTGGGCGTTGGGGTGGAGAGGAGTTTTTGTTGGTACTGCCTCATATGAGCATAGAACAGGCGCAAAAGGCGTGTGAAAAGGTACGTCTTTTAATCGCGCAAAGTGTGTTTGAAAACGTGAGTGCGCTGACCTGCAGTTTTGGGTTGTGTGCGTATGAAAAGGGTATGAGTTTGGATGCGTTGGTTAACCGTTGCGATAAGGCAATGTACCAAGCGAAGTTGTTAGGCAAAAATTGTGTTAACGTTTTTGCTCAGTCGTAACCGCTTGCATCTTCTTATAAATATCATTCAGTTTTCTATTATTATTCGCACAGTAGAATTGAGTAGGCATTTTTTGACGAATCGAGCCAAAAAAAGGCGTAAAATGATAAAGGTTCTCCTGAGCTCCATACTTCTTTTTTTAATGGCATCCGTACCTCTTTTTGCGCTTTCTGATCTTACCTCACAACCAAATATTGTAGCACTCAGTGAAACAGAAAAAGCATGGCTACGCGAACATCCAACGATCAAAGTGGGGATGGATTCCACGTATGCGCCCTATGAGTGGATGAACCAAAACGGAACGTATGTAGGTATGGCGGTGGATTATCTGCATCTTTTGGAGAGAAAATTGGGTGTTCACTTTGAAATTATCAAAGGAAAATCGTGGAGTCAAATCATCGAAATGGGCAAAAAAGGTGAAATTGACATGATTACAAGCATTGTTCAAACACCTGAGCGTTTAAAATATTTTACATTTTCTGACCCTTATCGAGAGACACAAACGATGATTGTTGACAAGGGAGAGGGAGCGTTTATCGGTAGTTTAGAGCATCTAACCCACAAACGTGTTGCCGTTGAAAAAGGGTACTTTACCCAAGAAGCGCTTGCAAAAAAATACTCCACAATCCAGCTGGTATTAGCCAATAACATTCTAGAAGCATTGACATTTGTGATGGAAGGAAAAGCCGATGCCTACGTTGGTGATCTAAGCGCCATTAATTATGCCATTAAAAATAACGGCTTAGAAACACTTCGTTTTTCAGGGCATACTGAATTCTCAAGCCAACATCGCTTCGCCTTTCCTAAAAGCCATACTGAATTTGCTTCAATCATAACAAAAGCAATGGCTTCCATCTCGAAGGAGGAGTCCGACGCGATTTTTAACCGTTGGCTGGGTATGCGAATCGAGCGAGGCATTCGTGCCGAAACATTGATAAAATACAGTGCTGGTGTTGTCTGTTTGTTCCTGCTTTTTGGGTATTGGTATTATCGATTGCACTGCGAAATCAAGTACCGTAAAGCCGTTGAATTGCGTGAATGTCGCAGGAACAGTGTTTTAGAGATGATAGCAAAAATGCTCCCTTTACCGGTCATTCTTGAATCCATCGTCAAAGAAGTGGAAGAACAAAATCCACATATGATCTGCAGTATTTTGCTGTTGGATGAAGAGAAAAAATACTTTTGCGATATTATTGGCCCCAGTCTGCCTGATTTTTACAATGAAGCTATCAAAGGAGTTTTGATAGGGGAAAGTGTTGGCTCTTGCGGAACGGCGGCGTACCGTAAAGAGCGAGTGATTGTCGAAAATATTGCAACTCATCCTTATTGGGAAGCGTACAAAGAGATAGCCCTTCGTGCAGGGGTGCAGTCGTGCTGGTCCGAGCCCATTTTTGCATCGGACGAGACCGTTTTAGGCACGTTTGCGATCTACCATGCGAAACCTCAAACGCCAAGCTTAGCCGATAATATGCTTATAGAGCAGTCTGCCAATCTTGCAAGGATCGCGATTGAAAAAAGCAGAGTGGCGACACAACTCAAAGCGAGTGAAGAGCTGTATCGGCATTTGACTGAGGAGGTAAGCGATGTGATTTGGAAGACGAATCGTGATCTGATCATTACCTACATCAGCCCCTCGGATGAGCATTTAAGAGGGTATGAAGCTTCTGAAGTGATAGGACATCATGTTTTTGAGATGTTTACACAAGAGGGTATTTCGATCATTTTAGACAATATGAAACGAAGAGCAGAAGCGGAAAAAAACGGCATTCGTACCAATTTTGCGACGTATGAGGTGCAACATCGATGCAAGGATGGCAAGTTGATTTGGGGTGAGATTATCTCAAAACCTGAGCGCAATGAAAAGGGTGAAATCACCGGCTATCATGGCATTACCAGAGAGGTCAGTGAGCGCAAAGCGATGCAAGATCGTGTGCAACAGTTGGCATTTTACGATCCACTGACAAAATTGCCCAATCGCCTACTGCTCAAAGAGCGTCTTAACCATGTGATGTACGAAATGAAACGTACGAAAAAATACAGCGCACTCTTTTTCATTGATCTGGACAATTTCAAATCGCTCAACGATACCCAAGGACACAGTGTTGGCGATATATTGCTCTGTCAGGTTGCAGATAGGCTTATGCGTTGCGTTCGCGAAGTCGATACGGTGGCTCGTTTTGGTGGCGATGAATTTGTGGTGATTCTCGACGCGCTTCATGAAGATAAAGAGAGCTCAACGAAGCAA
Above is a genomic segment from Sulfurospirillum halorespirans DSM 13726 containing:
- a CDS encoding CCE_0567 family metalloprotein, whose product is MDEKELKKELARLKRLAVEIAGEIHDIVEDTLWVKYNDLPILSAKIVEAIHEAEAFKAQHNL
- the xseA gene encoding exodeoxyribonuclease VII large subunit, translating into MSQTLSVSSLNNQVKSLLETTFLHVSVEGEVSRPTYHSSGHLYFTLKDADSSISCVMFKGNTKALKFQVEEGMAVVVHGSISVFSPRGTYQINCTMMEPSGSGALAKAYEQLKVKLGAKGYFEAERKKPLPRFINHIALVTSGTGAALQDMLRVATKRWPLVKITLLDTLVQGEGAKFSIATNIARADALGADVIIVGRGGGSVEDLWAFNEEIVADSIFTCKTPIVSAVGHEIDYVISDFVADLRAPTPSAAMEMILPDSVEMLQRIDGLMERYTLVFGRILRSKEESLTHLSRLFAKRSIDEKLSLWKNEIGILQSQYNDKIALLYREKSRQVNLFKEQIGFQTRQNIAKKEQLLSSYTIALHSKEPTREQKECYAQIVQSGKKIALEKIIEGDIFELQTPHTIVKAKALEKKVL
- a CDS encoding GGDEF domain-containing protein; amino-acid sequence: MLNFFYHFFISNRMPLSSYASRQYSLVMIFATLGAATFGFFFFYNLLVLHYYTIALIDTICFATSVGSIFFLKKTHNIELSRVFVTAYFFVFFVAFTYINKNESFGLIWNIFFCMIAINLNGHKKGLFYTFVLYGYIFLMAHEGIGVWQNGLWDKVAFFRYAFSMVLLTFVVYVMELALYRSYTKLQKLAEEDELTQTYNRHKLREILQAEIERAGRHDTPLCVVLFDVDNFKSINDTHGHNTGDAMLQLLAKIVKNSIRVNDTFGRWGGEEFLLVLPHMSIEQAQKACEKVRLLIAQSVFENVSALTCSFGLCAYEKGMSLDALVNRCDKAMYQAKLLGKNCVNVFAQS
- a CDS encoding diguanylate cyclase domain-containing protein, whose translation is MIKVLLSSILLFLMASVPLFALSDLTSQPNIVALSETEKAWLREHPTIKVGMDSTYAPYEWMNQNGTYVGMAVDYLHLLERKLGVHFEIIKGKSWSQIIEMGKKGEIDMITSIVQTPERLKYFTFSDPYRETQTMIVDKGEGAFIGSLEHLTHKRVAVEKGYFTQEALAKKYSTIQLVLANNILEALTFVMEGKADAYVGDLSAINYAIKNNGLETLRFSGHTEFSSQHRFAFPKSHTEFASIITKAMASISKEESDAIFNRWLGMRIERGIRAETLIKYSAGVVCLFLLFGYWYYRLHCEIKYRKAVELRECRRNSVLEMIAKMLPLPVILESIVKEVEEQNPHMICSILLLDEEKKYFCDIIGPSLPDFYNEAIKGVLIGESVGSCGTAAYRKERVIVENIATHPYWEAYKEIALRAGVQSCWSEPIFASDETVLGTFAIYHAKPQTPSLADNMLIEQSANLARIAIEKSRVATQLKASEELYRHLTEEVSDVIWKTNRDLIITYISPSDEHLRGYEASEVIGHHVFEMFTQEGISIILDNMKRRAEAEKNGIRTNFATYEVQHRCKDGKLIWGEIISKPERNEKGEITGYHGITREVSERKAMQDRVQQLAFYDPLTKLPNRLLLKERLNHVMYEMKRTKKYSALFFIDLDNFKSLNDTQGHSVGDILLCQVADRLMRCVREVDTVARFGGDEFVVILDALHEDKESSTKQAQTIAEKMRLSVSALYLLSIPGEENEHVVEHRCTASIGVLVFNSEEGSQDDLLKRADTAMYNAKEAGRDQICFYDREA
- the traT gene encoding complement resistance protein TraT, coding for MKKIVHVSLALSAALVFMTGCATSELQTSARMTQSVFINPVAKDKRTIFVSTKNTSGAPINLENRMVQALYAKGYTIVDDPEMATYVLMTNILFCNKKSENNVVAGAVMGGAAGAIANSGSSGRGMAAAGLGGALVGGLIGKATEDTIFQMQVDIVIREKAKGKVMANTGNVGGQAGIRDGQKSGTMNSFGGPIHDADASGKMYSNTYSSASQSYESDYIEHRTMMFAEATKMDLTLSEATPILEDKIAQQVAGLF
- a CDS encoding manganese-dependent inorganic pyrophosphatase, whose protein sequence is MKTYACGHINPDSDSVVSAIALSYLKTQLGETCIPARQGELSPETEFILKTFNLEKPLLKNDFSGENLYITDYSDLAQAPHNLKETNILGIVDHHKLGDITTTTPLECWIRPVGCTNTIVKEMFDHYKIQIPKEIAGAMMLAILSDTVLFKSPTCTKVDTKAVKELAIIAGVVDFKALGMEMFLAKSAVQGSSPRSLLLRDYKDFEMSGKKIGIGQLEVVDLKVFDGIKEALFAEMKAYKEEGGRHTVMLLLTDIMIEGSQFLVVSDDESVIEKAMNTKLVNHEMWVDGVLSRKKQVIPVMEKQF
- the ubiE gene encoding bifunctional demethylmenaquinone methyltransferase/2-methoxy-6-polyprenyl-1,4-benzoquinol methylase UbiE — its product is MFDEIAGTYDTANRVLSMGIDIQWRKTACDETFARYTKPIDLIVDVACGTGDMMGYWAKQAKKAGRQIGKILGVDPSVGMTDVGKQKFPAFEFVISEATQIPLPNESADILSISYGIRNVVRRGEAFSEFARVVKQGGYVVILEFTKDEKKGFFFTIKDFYLNKVLPILGGIISKNRAAYEYLPTSIEGFLTASMLQKELDVAGFETEFVKSFSMDISTLVIAKKR